In the genome of Dermacentor silvarum isolate Dsil-2018 chromosome 1, BIME_Dsil_1.4, whole genome shotgun sequence, one region contains:
- the LOC125942539 gene encoding uncharacterized protein LOC125942539, protein MTETLEEMEMFQSKRPRKTMNLNETKGKKRTKGKAAPSTKQLRLDTQGAIEAALAAHIEQESPSSCMCCSDGCDIRAELEKAEAENADLKKELHEQNESFLKKIEKLKAKLTEARQLNSVLQNAVASKNFESGE, encoded by the exons ATGACAG AAACGTTGGAGGAAATGGAAATGTTCCAAAGTAAGAGGCCCagaaaaacaatgaacctcaatGAAACGAAAGGGAAGAAGAGGACGAAAGGGAAG GCTGCACCTTCAACAAAGCAGCTTCGCCTCGATACGCAAGGTGCGATTGAGGCAGCCCTGGCTGCCCATATTGAGCAGGAGAGCCCGTCCAGCTGTATGTGTTGCAGCGATGGCTGCGATATACGGGCTGAGCTCGAAAAAGCAGAAGCAGAAAATGCTGACCTCAAAAAGGAGCTGCATGAACAGAACGAAAGCTTCCTCAAGAAAATTGAGAAGTTGAAGGCCAAATTAACTGAAGCTCGGCAGCTTAATTCGGTGCTTCAAAATGCAGTTGCGTCCAAGAATTTTGAGAGTGGTGAGTGA